A region from the Streptosporangium sp. NBC_01756 genome encodes:
- a CDS encoding DNRLRE domain-containing protein, whose translation MVISLAAAPSWAEKEPEPTPASVPTSPTPATASNPVRNATEEAKKQNKPIEIASLHTENSTTVANPDGKTLGTYVYSQPVRVKRDGAWKAVDTTLVAENGVVKPRAAKLDISLSDGGDTTLLTAKGESLGVNKGKAGKVEIAALNALPAPKLSGNKAVYESAYGRGVDMVVTVTPTGFHREIVIRERPSRQLTLPISADLPSGMSYGKTSSGTAAVLADDKPVTELATVRMLDATAAEAPGSGRIGTAKTAVEQKKDGPALVLSPDAGFLADPQVTYPVTLAADGTDWYGGGYPDDTFINNKTWGTGGPNQSMYKLLVGNGGNAISNGDTNDPSTIWRSYLRFDLTGAPFMGKPILNADLRPWNYRSHACGDAKGDIVVRRITSNWSVNSLSWSNQPTVTTSGQGVKGSAVGDHCSGDLTSRDVYYTIEDIVRDWSNGQPNYGLRVGALQEGGVINWREFRSANYTDFDGHPPHLFVKYEEPRPEPPMEEVVMLTGTELTHLPEYEEAAAMSMYQPLGLDEDITITKEVAARIAGQRDGQEYQIGTDKLDFDETGIGGTGDGEDTGAPRVIAVEPESGAVDVPLDASVKITFSEPVGEAQAIIKDAAGTQAAGTLAYDSTETVLTFDPEQALKAGTTYTVEVSGAMDSWENTMVPYSWSFTTVMQSAGRWTFDEGNGRTTADSSGQGHDATLNDTAAWIPGKTGSAVSNTPAQAAASREAVRQGKAVEVADRTTATSVTYAQPDGKTFKTEIAAGPVRTKQNGKWAAIDTSLAEQGGVLKPKAIDSDVDLEVSNGGGAAFVKMTTDGRRYALTWPAVLPKPTVKGNVATYTDAAGKGADLVVTALPTGFRHDVVLRERPAKPLELRIGVETGGLTLSEGKGGRLLLTGTKAGTTGKGTELVASAPQPVMWDASAGARLAKGRLPQARHAKIATDVVTTDGRTELVLKPDHAFLSDPATKYPVRVDPTTTLPFNNDVEVSSNVDLPTNPTGAFMMAGTQTGSMKYRVHLRFDTTALTGATVSGAKLSLNNVDAPSCGAAVGAGIQVRRLTGAWDENNLSWTNKPASTTEDAQINKAAINQDCATWPGSMDWNVTGIAQDWATGAANHGLVLQSPTETNVNNYRTFTASEDTDFTTPPKLTVTTTGPASAPAISALTVTPAQDVSGVTTVTSLTPQLAATVADTVGGTLTGQFEIEHDPTATEQGTGQIWAAASAAVTSGAQATAAVPAGKLTDGWKVRWRARAANTAASTTSAWSAWQNATIDVPGPISEPAVGALQVTPSAVVNGTTVTSTLTPTLLAQVSDPAGGTLRAEYELEHDPAAPQGQGTGQIWTGALDNVASGTQAGIAVPAGKLTDDWKVRWRARAIAGQLSSAWSDWQQLTIDVAQPGEEPLAQTTGPVIRTDQSFTVAAWLRWNDKDGDYTVVEQKGTHQAPFRLGNTPDRGLVFTLASADTADATTEGVLSDVEPPVNEWFHLAGVYDTTAKTTTLYLNGVLVKSERLAVSPWHADSVMTLGTRMQGGLDEVQLYQRSLTASDVAALFTGVNAVTESSSGQLAPPGTSTPKASTAVSNFNNDHISLETCYNSPPVYGKPEKARIQERPYSSCWSSYYTIGAYQEDDDTTKKIKKGGRHPVIRIAAKLADVAIDSLTDDMIFRFRATWVMHSYLGNAAGDGVVSGDGTTKPQHVKAFVRLQDFGIFQDGVRQTRFDRGLQQMNVGFDLTVSSETSSRCALEGDSDHLKSISSWEATSHVAVMVRGYPDAAKKNAVCTIKPLITSIGGVGYIGRLWSQDVLDREGKRVGVYRNGDPPPAADTVWAPNFRCDWQTLGKSDNVNDGVPDHTGGCVNTRAHRVWTMSKSRNRNFVEVIEHIEDAMDPSKNIKTFPPLRLGDTTASRDPEYPPTKKPVGAMISKAIPGNWAAAPNTPEGQPLYRGTNADEKANRAIFSKHQFWSDFGTPEQEFWRKSTGTNYCKYYEYESKFKDNYAGVYDCDEYPYATTKQGAAKDKLNYSVRGIDLHQNRSHGGTLSSFYSQYRLTPDEVGDKVEDSPFWMMIVP comes from the coding sequence ATGGTCATTAGCCTGGCCGCCGCGCCATCATGGGCCGAGAAAGAGCCTGAGCCGACGCCAGCCTCTGTTCCTACGTCTCCGACACCTGCCACCGCTTCCAATCCGGTACGGAACGCCACAGAAGAGGCGAAGAAGCAGAACAAGCCGATCGAGATCGCGAGCCTACACACCGAGAACTCCACTACGGTCGCCAACCCCGACGGAAAGACGCTGGGCACCTACGTCTACAGCCAGCCCGTCCGCGTCAAGCGGGACGGCGCCTGGAAAGCGGTCGACACGACGCTGGTCGCGGAGAACGGCGTCGTCAAACCCCGAGCGGCCAAGCTGGACATCAGCCTGTCCGACGGCGGGGACACCACACTGCTGACAGCCAAGGGCGAGTCGCTGGGGGTGAACAAGGGCAAGGCCGGCAAGGTAGAGATCGCTGCCCTGAACGCGCTTCCCGCTCCGAAACTATCGGGCAACAAGGCGGTCTACGAGTCCGCCTACGGCCGTGGCGTCGACATGGTCGTCACCGTGACCCCCACCGGGTTCCACCGGGAGATCGTGATCCGGGAACGGCCCAGCAGACAGCTGACGCTGCCGATCTCCGCAGATCTGCCCTCCGGGATGAGCTACGGCAAGACCTCCTCTGGGACGGCGGCCGTGCTGGCCGACGACAAGCCGGTCACCGAGCTGGCCACGGTGCGGATGCTGGACGCGACGGCGGCCGAGGCCCCGGGATCCGGCCGTATCGGCACGGCGAAGACCGCTGTGGAGCAGAAGAAGGACGGACCGGCGCTGGTGCTGTCGCCGGACGCGGGCTTCCTCGCCGACCCGCAGGTCACCTACCCGGTCACCTTGGCCGCAGATGGTACGGACTGGTACGGCGGCGGTTACCCCGACGACACGTTCATCAACAACAAGACCTGGGGTACGGGCGGCCCCAACCAGAGCATGTATAAGCTGCTGGTGGGCAACGGCGGCAACGCCATCTCCAACGGCGACACCAACGATCCGAGCACGATCTGGCGCAGCTACCTGCGCTTCGATCTGACCGGCGCCCCGTTCATGGGCAAGCCGATCCTCAACGCCGACCTGCGGCCGTGGAACTACCGCTCCCATGCGTGCGGCGACGCGAAGGGCGACATCGTCGTGCGCCGCATCACCAGCAACTGGTCGGTCAACTCGCTGAGCTGGAGCAACCAGCCTACGGTGACCACCAGCGGCCAGGGAGTCAAGGGCAGCGCCGTCGGCGACCACTGCTCAGGCGATCTGACTTCCCGCGATGTGTACTACACCATCGAGGACATCGTCCGGGACTGGTCCAACGGCCAGCCCAACTACGGCCTCCGGGTCGGCGCCCTACAGGAGGGCGGCGTCATCAACTGGCGCGAGTTCCGCTCGGCCAACTACACCGACTTCGACGGCCACCCCCCGCACCTCTTCGTCAAATACGAAGAACCGCGGCCGGAGCCGCCCATGGAGGAAGTCGTGATGCTGACCGGTACAGAGCTAACGCATCTTCCTGAGTACGAGGAAGCCGCCGCCATGTCGATGTATCAGCCGCTCGGGCTCGATGAGGACATCACGATCACCAAGGAGGTGGCCGCCCGTATCGCCGGGCAGCGTGACGGCCAGGAATACCAGATCGGCACGGACAAACTCGACTTCGATGAGACTGGCATCGGAGGTACCGGCGACGGTGAAGACACCGGCGCTCCGCGGGTGATCGCAGTCGAGCCGGAAAGCGGCGCAGTCGACGTACCGCTGGACGCCTCGGTGAAAATCACCTTCTCGGAGCCGGTAGGTGAAGCTCAGGCGATCATCAAGGACGCTGCAGGCACGCAGGCCGCGGGAACACTGGCATATGACAGCACGGAAACGGTGCTGACCTTCGACCCCGAGCAGGCGCTGAAGGCGGGAACCACGTACACCGTCGAGGTGTCGGGTGCGATGGACTCGTGGGAGAACACCATGGTCCCGTACTCCTGGTCGTTCACCACGGTTATGCAGTCGGCGGGCCGCTGGACCTTCGATGAAGGAAACGGCCGTACGACTGCCGACTCGTCGGGACAAGGTCACGACGCGACGCTGAACGACACGGCGGCGTGGATCCCCGGGAAGACCGGAAGCGCGGTGTCGAACACGCCCGCGCAGGCGGCCGCTTCCCGGGAGGCGGTCCGGCAGGGTAAGGCGGTCGAGGTGGCCGACCGGACCACCGCGACCAGCGTCACCTATGCCCAGCCGGATGGGAAGACGTTCAAGACGGAGATCGCCGCGGGGCCGGTGCGGACCAAGCAGAATGGTAAGTGGGCGGCAATCGACACCTCCCTGGCGGAGCAGGGCGGGGTGCTCAAGCCCAAGGCGATCGACTCCGACGTCGACCTGGAAGTCTCCAACGGTGGCGGCGCCGCCTTCGTGAAGATGACCACTGACGGGCGGCGGTACGCGCTGACCTGGCCGGCCGTACTGCCCAAGCCGACGGTCAAGGGCAACGTGGCCACTTACACCGACGCGGCCGGCAAGGGCGCGGACCTGGTGGTCACCGCGCTGCCGACCGGGTTCCGGCATGATGTGGTGCTGCGCGAGCGGCCCGCTAAACCCCTGGAGCTGCGGATCGGGGTGGAGACCGGCGGCCTGACCCTGTCCGAGGGCAAGGGCGGGCGGCTGTTGCTCACCGGCACCAAGGCCGGTACAACCGGCAAGGGTACGGAGCTGGTGGCGTCGGCGCCGCAGCCGGTGATGTGGGACGCCTCCGCCGGAGCTCGCCTGGCCAAGGGCCGCCTGCCGCAGGCCCGGCACGCCAAAATCGCCACCGACGTGGTGACCACCGACGGCCGGACCGAGCTGGTGCTCAAGCCCGACCACGCGTTCCTGTCCGACCCGGCCACGAAGTATCCGGTGCGGGTGGATCCGACCACCACGCTGCCGTTCAACAACGACGTGGAGGTCTCTAGCAACGTCGACTTGCCGACCAACCCGACCGGCGCGTTCATGATGGCCGGCACCCAAACCGGCAGCATGAAGTACCGGGTGCACCTGCGCTTCGACACCACCGCCCTGACCGGCGCCACGGTGAGCGGCGCCAAGCTGTCGCTGAACAACGTCGACGCGCCCAGCTGCGGCGCCGCAGTCGGCGCCGGCATCCAGGTGCGCCGGCTGACCGGCGCGTGGGATGAGAACAACCTGTCCTGGACCAACAAGCCGGCCTCCACCACCGAGGACGCCCAGATCAACAAAGCGGCCATCAACCAGGACTGCGCCACCTGGCCCGGCTCGATGGACTGGAACGTCACCGGCATCGCCCAGGACTGGGCGACCGGCGCGGCCAACCACGGCCTGGTACTGCAGTCGCCGACCGAGACCAACGTCAACAACTACCGGACGTTCACCGCTTCTGAGGACACCGACTTCACCACCCCGCCCAAGCTGACCGTCACCACCACCGGCCCGGCCTCGGCCCCGGCGATCAGCGCCCTGACCGTCACCCCGGCCCAGGACGTGTCCGGCGTCACCACGGTCACCTCGCTGACCCCGCAACTGGCCGCCACCGTCGCCGACACTGTCGGCGGCACCCTGACCGGTCAGTTCGAGATCGAGCACGACCCCACCGCCACCGAGCAGGGCACCGGCCAGATCTGGGCCGCCGCCTCCGCCGCCGTCACCTCCGGCGCCCAGGCCACAGCGGCTGTCCCGGCCGGGAAGCTGACCGACGGGTGGAAGGTGCGCTGGCGGGCCCGCGCGGCCAACACCGCCGCATCGACCACCTCGGCGTGGTCGGCCTGGCAGAACGCCACCATCGACGTACCCGGCCCGATCTCCGAGCCGGCCGTGGGCGCGCTGCAGGTCACCCCCTCGGCCGTGGTGAACGGCACCACCGTCACCTCCACCCTCACCCCCACCCTGCTGGCACAGGTGAGCGACCCGGCCGGCGGCACCCTGCGGGCCGAGTACGAACTCGAGCACGACCCCGCCGCACCCCAAGGCCAGGGCACCGGCCAGATCTGGACCGGCGCCCTGGACAACGTCGCCTCCGGCACCCAAGCCGGCATCGCCGTACCGGCAGGCAAGCTGACCGATGACTGGAAGGTGCGCTGGCGCGCCCGCGCCATCGCCGGCCAACTGTCTTCGGCCTGGTCGGACTGGCAGCAGCTCACCATCGACGTCGCCCAGCCGGGCGAGGAACCGCTCGCCCAGACCACCGGCCCGGTGATCCGCACCGACCAGAGCTTCACCGTCGCCGCCTGGCTACGGTGGAACGACAAGGACGGCGACTACACCGTCGTCGAGCAGAAGGGCACCCACCAGGCGCCCTTCCGGCTAGGAAACACCCCGGACCGCGGGCTGGTGTTCACCCTCGCCAGCGCCGACACCGCCGACGCGACGACCGAAGGCGTGCTCTCCGACGTCGAACCACCGGTCAACGAATGGTTCCACCTTGCCGGCGTGTACGACACCACGGCCAAGACCACGACGCTGTACCTCAACGGAGTCCTGGTCAAGTCAGAGCGCCTCGCGGTATCCCCATGGCATGCCGACTCCGTAATGACTTTGGGCACCCGGATGCAGGGCGGCCTCGACGAGGTGCAGCTCTATCAGCGGTCACTGACGGCTAGCGATGTCGCTGCCCTCTTCACCGGCGTGAACGCCGTGACCGAGAGTTCTTCAGGACAGCTCGCACCGCCCGGTACGTCCACGCCGAAGGCCAGCACGGCCGTCTCCAACTTCAACAATGATCACATATCACTGGAGACCTGCTACAACTCACCTCCTGTCTATGGCAAGCCCGAGAAGGCCCGTATCCAGGAGCGCCCGTACTCGTCCTGTTGGTCGTCCTACTACACCATCGGCGCGTACCAGGAAGACGACGACACCACCAAGAAGATCAAAAAGGGTGGAAGGCATCCGGTCATCCGCATCGCGGCGAAGTTGGCGGATGTGGCGATCGATTCTCTGACCGATGACATGATCTTCCGGTTCCGCGCCACCTGGGTCATGCACAGTTATCTGGGCAACGCCGCCGGAGACGGAGTTGTCAGCGGCGATGGCACCACGAAGCCGCAGCATGTCAAGGCGTTCGTACGGCTCCAGGACTTCGGGATCTTCCAGGACGGAGTGAGGCAGACCAGGTTCGACCGAGGGCTTCAGCAGATGAACGTCGGCTTCGACCTTACGGTTTCGTCGGAAACCTCGTCTCGGTGCGCGCTCGAGGGAGACAGCGACCACCTCAAGTCGATCTCGAGCTGGGAGGCGACGAGTCACGTCGCCGTCATGGTCCGGGGTTATCCCGACGCGGCCAAGAAGAACGCGGTGTGCACCATCAAGCCGCTCATCACGTCGATTGGAGGTGTCGGCTACATAGGGCGTCTATGGTCGCAGGACGTCCTCGACCGGGAGGGGAAGCGCGTCGGCGTATACCGGAACGGGGACCCGCCGCCCGCGGCCGACACCGTGTGGGCCCCGAACTTTCGCTGTGACTGGCAGACGCTGGGGAAGTCTGACAACGTCAACGACGGCGTCCCGGACCACACCGGAGGATGTGTCAACACCCGAGCGCATCGGGTCTGGACCATGTCCAAGAGCAGGAACCGAAACTTCGTCGAGGTCATCGAGCACATCGAGGATGCGATGGATCCCTCCAAGAACATTAAGACGTTCCCCCCCTTGCGGCTGGGCGACACTACGGCGTCGCGGGACCCCGAGTATCCGCCGACGAAGAAACCAGTCGGCGCCATGATATCCAAGGCGATTCCCGGCAACTGGGCGGCGGCGCCGAACACCCCAGAAGGCCAGCCGCTGTACCGAGGTACCAACGCTGACGAAAAGGCCAATCGCGCGATCTTCTCCAAGCATCAGTTCTGGTCGGACTTCGGCACGCCCGAGCAGGAGTTCTGGCGCAAATCCACAGGGACGAACTACTGCAAGTACTACGAATACGAGAGTAAGTTCAAGGACAACTACGCTGGCGTCTACGACTGCGATGAATATCCGTACGCGACCACCAAGCAAGGAGCAGCGAAGGACAAGTTGAATTACTCGGTACGGGGCATCGATCTGCATCAGAACCGGAGCCACGGCGGCACTCTCTCCAGCTTCTACTCCCAGTATCGCCTCACTCCCGACGAGGTCGGCGACAAGGTGGAGGACAGTCCGTTCTGGATGATGATCGTGCCATAA
- a CDS encoding AAA family ATPase: MTDEAALNALREAARLSPENLPLRRHLADQLLASGNPSQAEHEYQAALALSPADHGIAIGLAEALVRQGKNEAALAALDPLLAMPEHPVRAGVLAAQAMLPVNRMAAAHWYRYSIARDPSQADPELAHRLGIGQSSPPPPSPSSPSPVPSGPAGPPVESATPSAPDTRPHAQSPAPQAQPSVSHAQPQPSPPAPHAQPQPSPPAQPASPAPAPPAQPPSLIPTAHSPSVVPAPHAQPQAPVGQYGSADVEPTAEVEHSPVTFADVAGMDTVKEALRMKLLLPTQQPELFAAYGKRAGGGVLLYGPPGAGKTHLARAAAGELGAAFVNVGLADILDMWTGSSERNLRATFAMARRNRPCVLFFDEVDALAARRSDMRQAHSRQIVNQFLAELDGVDEHANEGVLVLAATNAPWYIDVAFRRPGRFDQMVFVPPPDTVARAAMLSLMCRDKPQAKMDFDKVARATDGFVGADLKGLVDRAVEAKLHESIRAGRPIPLSTGDLMAAAKAMRPTAVREWLGTARNYVLHANESGAWDELLPWLRDLR; encoded by the coding sequence GTGACCGATGAGGCTGCGCTGAACGCGCTACGCGAGGCGGCTCGTCTCTCCCCGGAGAACCTCCCGCTGCGGCGACATCTGGCGGACCAACTGCTGGCCTCGGGGAATCCCAGCCAGGCCGAGCACGAGTACCAGGCGGCACTCGCGCTCTCCCCCGCAGATCACGGCATCGCGATCGGCCTGGCGGAGGCCTTGGTCCGGCAGGGCAAGAACGAGGCGGCGCTGGCGGCGCTCGACCCGCTCCTGGCCATGCCCGAGCACCCGGTGCGCGCAGGCGTGCTCGCGGCCCAGGCGATGCTTCCGGTCAACCGGATGGCCGCCGCCCACTGGTACCGCTACTCCATCGCCCGCGACCCGTCGCAGGCGGACCCGGAGCTGGCCCACCGGCTCGGCATAGGGCAGTCCTCGCCGCCTCCGCCCTCGCCGTCCTCTCCGTCTCCGGTCCCCTCCGGTCCGGCCGGCCCGCCCGTGGAATCGGCCACCCCGTCCGCCCCCGATACGCGGCCGCACGCGCAGTCACCGGCTCCGCAGGCCCAGCCATCCGTTTCGCACGCGCAACCGCAGCCCTCGCCACCCGCTCCGCACGCACAGCCGCAGCCCTCGCCACCCGCGCAACCGGCTTCCCCGGCGCCCGCCCCACCCGCGCAACCGCCCTCCCTGATCCCCACCGCGCACTCGCCTTCCGTGGTCCCCGCTCCGCACGCGCAGCCGCAGGCCCCAGTCGGGCAGTACGGCTCGGCGGATGTGGAGCCGACCGCCGAGGTCGAACACTCCCCGGTGACCTTCGCCGACGTGGCCGGGATGGACACGGTCAAGGAGGCGCTGCGGATGAAGCTGCTGCTGCCGACCCAGCAGCCGGAGCTGTTCGCGGCGTACGGCAAGCGGGCCGGCGGCGGGGTGCTGCTGTACGGCCCGCCCGGAGCCGGGAAGACGCATCTCGCGCGGGCCGCCGCGGGCGAGCTGGGTGCGGCGTTCGTCAACGTCGGGCTGGCCGACATCCTCGACATGTGGACCGGGTCGAGCGAGCGCAACCTGCGCGCGACGTTCGCCATGGCCCGCCGGAACCGTCCCTGCGTGTTGTTCTTCGACGAGGTGGACGCGCTCGCGGCCCGCCGTTCCGACATGCGCCAGGCCCACAGCCGGCAGATCGTCAACCAGTTCCTCGCCGAGCTGGACGGGGTGGACGAGCACGCCAACGAGGGAGTGCTCGTCCTGGCGGCGACCAACGCGCCCTGGTACATCGACGTGGCCTTCCGCCGCCCCGGCAGGTTCGACCAGATGGTGTTCGTGCCGCCGCCCGACACCGTCGCCCGGGCGGCGATGCTCTCCCTGATGTGCCGGGACAAGCCCCAGGCGAAGATGGACTTCGACAAGGTGGCGCGGGCCACGGACGGGTTCGTCGGTGCCGACCTCAAGGGACTGGTGGACCGGGCGGTCGAGGCCAAGCTGCACGAGTCGATCCGGGCCGGCCGGCCGATTCCGCTGTCCACCGGCGACCTGATGGCCGCCGCCAAGGCGATGCGGCCCACGGCCGTCCGGGAGTGGCTGGGCACCGCGCGGAACTACGTGCTGCACGCCAACGAGAGCGGAGCCTGGGACGAGCTGCTGCCCTGGCTGCGTGACCTGCGGTGA
- a CDS encoding tetratricopeptide repeat protein → MSTTDFHGPNPGATAERARTLLQMGRAEAAERELRGALAVDPLHVVSHALLALTLVTRGAVDEAIAEAGEAVRLAPEHWFPHYMAGQVLYYADRPEEALRAARAALAIDLDQAQIWELLARVHGDRKEWPLMAEAARRGLALDPHDSKLVSFLAVALGELGDREQALAVAGDAVRLDPEAPLAHLVYGRVLLAFGSARDAARAFREVLRLDPGMDQARELLVVALKRRNPLYRVVSRLPAGLGNRRMLALLPLLPPLIAVFVAIAVVHWTMWVAESLVTLRLARGSYTRLLFRRGEVRSAALCCAALAGGAASLALGVVLSHPVTGVAGAALLALVTPVQEAAHTASPLARRILTGWAVALALAVAASLAFPVLWPDAERPENVPLLAMWAGLGTIWVAVAVRRLFGRVTPDL, encoded by the coding sequence GTGAGCACGACGGACTTCCACGGGCCCAACCCCGGCGCGACCGCCGAGCGGGCGAGGACGCTGCTGCAGATGGGCCGGGCGGAGGCCGCCGAACGGGAGTTGCGCGGCGCCCTGGCCGTCGATCCGCTGCACGTCGTCTCGCACGCCCTGCTCGCCCTCACCCTGGTCACCCGCGGCGCGGTGGACGAGGCGATCGCCGAGGCCGGCGAGGCGGTACGGCTCGCCCCGGAGCACTGGTTCCCGCACTACATGGCGGGTCAGGTCCTCTACTACGCGGACCGCCCGGAGGAGGCGCTGCGCGCCGCGCGGGCGGCACTGGCGATCGACCTCGACCAGGCGCAGATCTGGGAGCTGCTGGCGCGGGTGCACGGGGACCGCAAGGAGTGGCCGCTGATGGCGGAGGCCGCCCGGCGGGGACTGGCCCTCGACCCGCACGACAGCAAGCTCGTGAGCTTCCTCGCCGTGGCCCTCGGCGAGCTGGGCGACAGGGAGCAGGCCCTGGCCGTGGCGGGCGACGCCGTACGGCTCGACCCCGAGGCACCGCTGGCGCACCTGGTGTACGGCCGCGTCCTTCTGGCCTTCGGCAGTGCCCGGGACGCGGCGCGGGCGTTCCGGGAGGTCCTGCGACTCGACCCCGGCATGGACCAGGCACGCGAACTGCTCGTGGTGGCGCTCAAGCGGCGCAACCCGCTGTATCGGGTGGTGTCCCGGCTGCCGGCCGGTCTGGGCAACCGGCGGATGCTGGCGCTGCTGCCGCTGCTCCCCCCGCTGATCGCCGTCTTCGTCGCCATCGCGGTGGTCCACTGGACGATGTGGGTGGCCGAGTCGCTGGTCACCCTGCGGCTGGCCCGCGGTTCGTACACCCGGCTGCTGTTCCGGCGCGGTGAGGTGCGCTCGGCTGCCCTGTGCTGTGCCGCCCTCGCCGGGGGCGCGGCGTCACTGGCCCTGGGTGTGGTCCTGTCGCATCCGGTGACGGGGGTCGCGGGCGCCGCGCTGCTGGCCCTGGTCACCCCGGTGCAGGAAGCGGCGCACACCGCCTCGCCGCTCGCCCGGAGGATTCTCACCGGGTGGGCGGTGGCGCTGGCGCTTGCTGTCGCGGCCTCCCTGGCGTTCCCGGTGCTGTGGCCGGACGCCGAGCGGCCGGAGAACGTTCCGCTGCTGGCCATGTGGGCGGGGCTGGGCACGATATGGGTGGCCGTGGCGGTCCGGCGGCTCTTCGGCCGGGTGACCCCTGACCTGTGA